One segment of Olsenella uli DSM 7084 DNA contains the following:
- a CDS encoding carbohydrate ABC transporter permease has protein sequence MSKKKVKGGSIRQSSIKKWAIIFICPVFAAFCIGFVWPFLQGIYLSFCNFKLVSKATWVGLDNYAAAFADASFAHSFWYTASTAIVSLALINLIAFAVAYVLTQGIKGSNIFRTVFFMPNLIGGIVLGYIWSMIFDGILQAYGTSILLDTTYGYWGLIILMCWQQIGYMMIIYIAGLQAVPEDMIEAAKIDGASKWQTLTKVVIPNVMPSITICVFLSLTNGFKLFDQNLALTGGLPYIIQPDGSTINTTEMMALNIYNTFYTTGAATRGVAQAKAVIFFVLVAGLGLAQLAYTRKREVQQ, from the coding sequence ATGAGCAAGAAGAAAGTCAAGGGGGGAAGCATCCGGCAGAGCTCCATCAAGAAGTGGGCCATCATCTTCATCTGTCCCGTCTTCGCGGCGTTCTGCATCGGCTTCGTATGGCCGTTCCTCCAGGGCATCTACCTCTCGTTCTGCAACTTCAAGCTTGTCTCCAAGGCCACGTGGGTCGGCCTGGACAACTACGCGGCGGCATTCGCCGACGCGAGCTTCGCGCACTCGTTCTGGTACACCGCAAGCACCGCCATCGTGAGCCTCGCCCTGATTAACCTGATCGCCTTCGCCGTGGCATACGTGCTCACCCAGGGCATCAAGGGCTCGAACATCTTCCGTACCGTCTTCTTCATGCCCAACCTCATCGGCGGCATCGTCCTGGGTTACATCTGGTCGATGATCTTCGACGGCATCCTCCAGGCGTACGGCACCTCGATCCTGCTGGACACGACCTACGGGTACTGGGGCCTCATCATCCTGATGTGCTGGCAGCAGATCGGCTACATGATGATCATCTACATCGCCGGCCTGCAGGCGGTGCCCGAGGACATGATCGAGGCGGCGAAGATCGACGGCGCGAGCAAGTGGCAGACGCTCACGAAGGTCGTCATCCCCAACGTGATGCCCTCGATCACGATCTGCGTGTTCCTCTCGCTCACCAACGGCTTCAAGCTGTTCGACCAGAACCTCGCGCTCACCGGTGGCCTGCCGTACATCATCCAGCCCGACGGATCCACCATCAACACGACCGAGATGATGGCGCTCAACATCTACAACACGTTCTACACGACGGGCGCGGCCACCCGTGGCGTCGCCCAGGCGAAGGCGGTCATCTTCTTCGTCCTGGTCGCCGGCCTC